DNA sequence from the Leguminivora glycinivorella isolate SPB_JAAS2020 chromosome 13, LegGlyc_1.1, whole genome shotgun sequence genome:
cgcgcagtaacgaaaaacttgaaaacgcattgtttggctctgtaaccatggcaacgcattgttataacgatactgcgcgcatgcgcgggatGGCATTGTGCAGctgcgctggcagtgcaaacctttgcgtcaaaatacaggaaacagtgtgaatttgacgaaagttattctagaaaactattaaaaacttatAGTGCAAGGTCGTAGAAAAAATACTTTGCAACGgagtttaactgagtcaaaaaatactcgtggcgtctttattagtaacaattttcggctttaaACGCCTGgtgcataaaataaaaaccaaggaccatataatataGGGACAGAcaaaacccatacaaaaaagcgtacccctgaaatgtatgggccttttaggcttaaaactagatggcgctatttcgcagcctggaagtggccaaaatatatttttgcgtgtttatattttatataagaaCAAGTGACATgctactttattttaatatcatgatatcacgtcaatacacattttgaaaaaaaaaaagatagtatttaataggtggcgctaaaaatctaGGTacaattcttagtatgaagattgtaaattgtattataatacttataaatattCCTTGCTATTACTagtaattaggtacttactttttaaCGTGGCAACTGAAGCATAAGGAAAggcacacacaaaataaacactAATTTGTGCAACAGtgtttaacattttaataattatttgaaaGGTATCGGTACACACAAACCTCCGTCAAGAACTGGCTAAAGAAATGTTCGAGACTTAATGtcgaattttaataaaaaaacaatattgggCGGTTGATTCATTCGAAATTCCATAAATGTATAAAAGCTGGGGAACCCCGAGCTACACGGATATACCCCGATATCTGATAGGTATAAAAATGACCAAAAAAATGTAAACTTGAATTTGTATTCGTAGAGcatataattattacaaaactaaaaaaaatattaactggTCTCAATTACTTAAAATTACCTGGTCTAGTCATTAAACATCTTACAATACAAAAATACGATTTCGATCTTTTGATACTCTTTTCTATTCACAACTCAATATAAAATAGGGTATTGGTAAACTCCTTCCAATACAATAGTATTCGTGtgtttttccacaacaaaataaataaaaggccTGTTGGCTTCAAATGTAAAAATAGTATTGTCATTTGTAAATTCTGAAGTTTTACTTCCGGACGAGATTGGCGCAGCAACTTCTTCAGTAACATCGATTTCTGATTTATGTATGACTTTTACACCACGAATTGGCCAGCGGTAGGATAAGACACCCATGTAGGCTTTCTCGGGGACAAAAAGGTCGTGTATTCCCATGCTGTGTTtcaaaatttcatttaattcaaAATTTGAAACAATTCTGAATCGTGGGATGTAACATTCTATTTCAACAGCACGCTCTTTAGAGACTCTTAGTTCCTGAAACACTGTATTAAAGTTTATTTGAAGGAAGTTTACGATGATATTTTGTAGAGTGATACCAGGGTTTGGCAGCATTAATATCATAGACATATGGTTGTCAACACCATAAGGCAACTCGATCACACTTGCTTGAAGTCCACTAATGTTCGCATACGGGTATGTGTATCTACTATACATCATGTTAACTTCGCCTATCTTTTCTCCAACGTTGTTAAAGAAATCTCTTTTAACTGTAGAATCATTAAATGGTGCAGTCCATTTCCCTTGAAAATAAACAGCACTGGTGATAATCAGTTCAGTATTATTCAAATGGCTTTCATCAATGATTGTGGGAATTCTGTCTTCGGTAGTCAAAGACACTGCTCGGTTGACGGTGGCCGCTGTTGCTTTGTTTTCGAAGTTTAAGTCAACTGCTTCTGTATTATAGTATTCCTCCGCGATTTGACGGAAGCTATCCTCTATTCCAAACCAATCACCCCTGTGAATGAATATTCCGCTGAAATTCTTATATTCGGCAGTAGTTTTGTCGACGATAAGCTGCCGCGTGATTTCTTGGTAGTAGAACCTGACCAGCTCAATCGCCTGTTTAGGGAGGAACCGCAAGGCGACGAGCAGCTCCTGGCGGGTCTTGCCCAACGCGCCTTCGGCAGTCACGGCCAACATTGTCCACGCTGCGACCGGAGACAAGACAAAGTTCTGCTCCCCTTGTTGTTTTGCCGCATATAATAACTCTATTGAAAAATTTGTCGTCGACTCACGGATTCGATATTGCGGGACTTTAATAACGCCTTGAGTTAGTCCTAGACACAGCACAATACACGCGCACAATTTGAGCACAAATAGGATCATACTGATTAAAGGTTTGTCAGTAGATATTTCCATTTTTGTTTTGCCGCGTTCAACAAAGGCGTCAGACTCACACGATGATTCGCACAGTAACGAGGAAAACCATTAAAAAATATCCATATTCAAACAACAGTTTATATAATCTTATGCAACGTTTTGGGCTCCAGTTAATGTTTTCATCAAAAACGCTATTAGTAGCTTAAAAACAACTTTCGtgaaagttttgaatgattcactgttattttcattagacttatattgaccgggatatagaccgtgattacctttttgatttttgtcgagctcccgatatttcgacgcagttgcatgcatcatgatcacggaaaactgacgaaggcgggtggatgttaaagttgcatagacagccgcgcgcgatctaccctccttcgcgcgcgtcggctgcgttcactttcagcgttaccactggtcgcattcacactcgatgcaTGCGAGCTCACACCATCATCCCAGACAGTTAAACTCGGTCGTAACATCACTAACCAATCGAGCACACGCTTTGTGTGACTCCTCTCATCTTGTACAGGAGTTGAACCATGTTCAGAGAGTCCTGAGGagaaatggttaccgagttaaCGTTAATAAACGGGATGCAAAACCCAAGCACCTCACTCATCGCGTAGAGAGACAACCAGCGTTTATGCCGTACGTAAAGGGAGTGACAGATAAgatctctaaaatactaaacaattactctgtaaaaactatcttcaccccacacaggaaaattgcaaagttcttgcggtcacctaaggacaattttcctctggaaaaacccggtgtgtacaaagttgagtgcagttgtggcagttcttacatagggcagaccaagcgcactattgcctgcagaattaaagaacacattgctgcagtcaaaaagaacgatactcgcaagtctgctattgctcaacatctcattgagtcggatgcaaatcattggatcgagttgcatagtcctaaggtaatttcgacggaacgccactacataccgagattggtaagagaagccattgagattcacaaatataaaaatttcaatcgtgaggatggcttcaaactatctaatgtatggaatccagtgatttgtttgtgtaaaaaaccggtgaagtcagaattgaacaaacgtagtgacactgtgagtgtagtgtgtttggacagaccatcgagtgtgaatgcgaccagtggtaacgttgaaagtgaacgcagccgacgcgcgcgaaggagggtagatcgcgcgctgtctatgcaactttaacatccacccgccttcgtcagttttccgtgatcatgatgcatgcaactgcgtcgaaatatcgggagctcgacaaaaatcaaaaaggtaatcacggtctatatcccggtcaatataagtctaactttcgtgaaattacatatttttaaattaaaggaaaaattgaaaaattcacacctctggcaggactcgaacctgcgacctttggccttgccggggccatcgcgcttaccaactgtgccacggaggcctgctggatgtgtgcgaatttatccatgccttccatcaattctcaaccgccttagggtggcgttatagcaaacatctacccgtaagaatagatcttaacaggcactggagtctcaatttacattgagaattcgccagtaacaatgtgctatcccatactaaatttgctttttatcatgcagaaacgtctgcgtctgcaaggccaaaggtcgcaggttcgagtcctgccggaggtgtgaatttttccatttttcctttaatttaaaaatatgaaatatcgctcgcagacgtttctgcatgatataatttttaagaaaaaaaaaccgccttcctttggggttctagtgataaatactttcaaatgttggattatgttatcaattcgtctgtatattttttaatgtttgttattcgatatctccgtcatttctgaaacaattttgaaatttggatgattctgaagtacttacagatgagaatgattatcagaacggaactctaaccaggggcggctcactcttcatcagcagttccactgcaccaaatgtcactgttctggacgtaagtgcatactgttcttataaaaataccaaagtcgctataagtgtgccgttcagatttgaggagttccgttctgaccatcatcagcagtggTGAGGGTGGTGAATTAGGGgaagtattttatatttagttttaattttaggttaagttttaattgtatttatgatgTCTGAGgttttttgttgtattttttgtatgtgtttttgttaataaattttatcaaacaaaaaaacttagTAATACAGTAGGTTACATTTAGATAACataagtaaagtttattcatcagcagttccactgcaccaaatgtcactgttctggacgtaaatgcatgctgttcctttaaaaacacaaaaatcaccatatgtatgcctttcagatttgaggagttccctcgatttctccaggatcccaccaccagaactgggttctgagaaaaatgggaccaatctgtatgcatatacattcaataaaaaaaaaatttcaaaatcggtccagtaacgacggagatatcgaggaacaaacattaaaaaaaatatatatatatacagacgaattgagaaccccttcccttgagatttggaaggcggttaaaaaagcaaatttagtatgggttagcacattgttactggcgaattctcaatgtaaattgagactctagtgcctgttaagatctattcttacgggtagatgtttgctataacgccaccctaaggcggttgagaattgatggaaggcatggataaattcgcacacatccagcaggcctccgtggcgcagttggtaagcgcgatggccccggcaaggccaaaggtcgctggttcgagtcctgccggaggtgtgaatttttccatttttcctttaatttaaaaatatgtaatatcgctcgcagacgtttctgcatgataaaaagcAAATTTCGTGAAATTGTTATCTGTTTGCAGATTAGCTTACAATTCGTTCATGAATGTGGCTTTATAaaacacataattataatgtattttatAACGTGAGAACCGGCCTGGGCCGGCTATTAATACACTGAGCGAACTGGTCATCTTGGAACTGGTTATAGTACCGTCCGACACGATACACTGTAATTTATAAAGAAAATGCGCTTCAAAGTTTCTTTTCTCTGTGTGTTTATTTTGTATCTATGTGATCGAATGACTGCGGTGGTACTAAAAAGTGAGTTTTATAATTAacaatttttaacattttaatgtcatcGAATAGCAATTGTTTTTGTTAACAAATCAATGTGTCTTGTGTTGTGTAcaaaaaatatagatatatCTTGCGATACTACTTTGTTTGCgattttaacctttttccttAATGTGTGGTGATAAAGGTAAGATTATTATATCTTCATATACCGCGCAATAACGTCgaagatttcaaaagtaataaaaacaagGCAGTGATGTGATAGATTTGGTTTTTGATGCGTTACATCCTCGTGTTGGTGTAAAAAATTTgagtttcactcggtggcaatatttgtttaacctttgtgTCTGGAAACCCTCGTAACGCTTAGATTCCACTAATAtgaatatatgtaatattcgCTTGCTCCTTGTAATTACAAATAACAAGaccggggcccatttctcgaagctacaagttacaatttacaagtagttgtcaatgtctaatatgacaagttggaaagagacttccgcctgtaacttgtaactttcagttttgagaaatgggccccagactactactatattttttctgtatcttttgctgaagtgtgccaataaagagtattatatctattctatctatctaagtATAACTATTAACACAAACTCAAATGGACTTGACGGTCAGGACATGTTGcaaggcagagtgatggcaggtggaccaaaatgttggtCGCTTTCAGATGTATGAAGCGCCtgacatccgttggctcgttgggtggacgacactcgaaaaactgc
Encoded proteins:
- the LOC125232893 gene encoding serine protease inhibitor 77Ba-like, encoding MEISTDKPLISMILFVLKLCACIVLCLGLTQGVIKVPQYRIRESTTNFSIELLYAAKQQGEQNFVLSPVAAWTMLAVTAEGALGKTRQELLVALRFLPKQAIELVRFYYQEITRQLIVDKTTAEYKNFSGIFIHRGDWFGIEDSFRQIAEEYYNTEAVDLNFENKATAATVNRAVSLTTEDRIPTIIDESHLNNTELIITSAVYFQGKWTAPFNDSTVKRDFFNNVGEKIGEVNMMYSRYTYPYANISGLQASVIELPYGVDNHMSMILMLPNPGITLQNIIVNFLQINFNTVFQELRVSKERAVEIECYIPRFRIVSNFELNEILKHSMGIHDLFVPEKAYMGVLSYRWPIRGVKVIHKSEIDVTEEVAAPISSGSKTSEFTNDNTIFTFEANRPFIYFVVEKHTNTIVLEGVYQYPILY